One Coffea arabica cultivar ET-39 chromosome 5e, Coffea Arabica ET-39 HiFi, whole genome shotgun sequence DNA segment encodes these proteins:
- the LOC140007054 gene encoding homeobox-leucine zipper protein PROTODERMAL FACTOR 2-like, with protein sequence MQTEAHTKRARNAHLKLENEKLREENIKFKAALINACCLTCAKSQATSDDSLDRHQLRIARLTDLMAKYAGKKYANNNVGSSSIGQSGSANPEAMIASKEWQQNVTKVRVVEEELIRPLSGQTIIDKTTATMLVNSATEELIGMAEIEYPLWIPIIDDKSYMPNQGAYYDMFTGGVWQKIAGFNVEASKGTDIVKMNHVNLAKIFMDTDKWLVVFANIVSRALVLEVISEGSDSGNCNGTLLMMTAEYQALTPTIPTREMTGFLYQYKFKSDLIPVKLQVYRPKL encoded by the exons ATGCAAACTGAG GCACACACAAAACGTGCGAGAAATGCACATCTCAAGCTTGAGAATGAAAAACTTCGTGAGGAGAACATAAAGTTTAAAGCAGCTCTTATCAATGCTTGTTGTTTGACTTGTGCTAAGTCTCAAGCTACAAGTGATGATTCTCTTGATCGACATCAGTTAAGG aTTGCCCGTTTGACAGACCTAATGGCCAAATACGCTGGCAAGAAATATGCCAATAACAATGTTGGTTCCTCTTCAATTGGCCAAAGTGGCTCTGCTAATCCTGAGGCTATGATCGCATCCAAAGAATGGCAACAAAATGTTACTAAAGTGAGGGTTGTTGAGGAAGAATTAATTAGGCCATTATCTGGACAGACTATCATTGATAAGACAACAGCTACTATGCTTGTGAATTCAGCTACGGAGGAGCTTATCGGGATGGCTGAAATTGAATATCCTCTATGGATTCCAATCATTGATGATAAGAGCTATATGCCAAATCAAGGTGCTTACTATGATATGTTCACCGGAGGAGTTTGGCAAAAAATAGCTGGATTTAATGTTGAAGCATCCAAGGGAACCGATATAGTCAAGATGAATCATGTGAATCTAGCGAAGATTTTCATGGATACG GATAAATGGTTAGTTGTATTCGCTAACATTGTTTCAAGAGCTTTAGTTCTAGAAGTGATATCAGAAGGGTCTGACTCTGGAAACTGCAATGGAACTTTGCTAATG ATGACAGCTGAATATCAAGCCCTCACACCAACTATTCCAACTCGGGAGATGACGGGATTTTTATATCAATACAAGTTTAAATCCGATCTTATACCCGTTAAATTGCAAGTATACAGGCCAAAATTGTAA
- the LOC113743227 gene encoding vascular-related unknown protein 1-like, with protein MSSSINKFIGSRGTAQSTAEESGWTQYFDDFSSDQKEHDSSSYSNGSPSLVSDAASPNKKESGPCSAFSDQQVPRRLNVKEKRTKKYSCDDLEDTASSPVNSPKVSSLKPMDSTYRRTDESIGNFRGKETRPVALHQSDERSSINFDGKNNGYVELKKKGLCLMPFSMVLHYLG; from the exons ATGAGTTCTTCTATCAACAAATTTATAGGTTCTCGAGGAACAGCACAATCTACAGCTGAGGAATCTGGATGGACTCAATATTTTGACGATTTTTCATCAGATCAGAAGGAACATGATAGCTCATCATATTCAAATGGTAGCCCTTCTTTGGTTTCTGATGCAGCTTCTCCCAACAAAAAGGAAAGCGGTCCATGTTCTGCATTTTCTGACCAGCAGGTCCCCAGGAGATTGAATGTCAAGGAAAAAAGAACCAAGAAATATTCTTGTGATGATCTGGAAGACACTGCTTCTTCACCTGTCAATAGCCCCAAG GTTAGTAGTTTGAAGCCGATGGATTCGACTTACAGAAGAACAGATGAAAGTATTGGCAATTTTCGG GGAAAGGAAACCAGACCAGTTGCTTTACATCAATCAGATGAAAGAAGCAGCATAAACTTTGATGGAAAGAATAATGGCTATGTGGAGttgaagaagaaaggacttTGCCTGATGCCATTCTCCATGGTTCTCCACTACCTGGGCTAG